In the Caenorhabditis elegans chromosome X genome, one interval contains:
- the Y49A10A.2 gene encoding uncharacterized protein (Confirmed by transcript evidence), which produces MSFQPGDIVIKGSWPCKLVNMERGRNPVSWRVEYFTWKAKGRTSIVPQGAIFALHRDYRFKKSTEQHTKAIKEAKETLGGKLWGSQCGRAPSYKKLEFNGVENTPDQIQKIVSRDLKLELDDSEDIRKSGTNGNHHRGEPKEELEKEEQEKEERMKEDEEKNGDGEYEDDEDQKMADEKNRNYKAPMNRKRFLTEDKDDALFSPPPPKQKTTPNSTIWGTFVTKISGFLGGK; this is translated from the exons ATGAGTTTCCAACCTGGTGATATTGTGATCAAAGGTTCGTGGCCATGCAAGTTGGTGAATATGGAGAGAGGAAGGAATCCCGTCTCATGGAGAGTAGAATATTTTACCTGGAAAGCGAAAGGCCGAACGAGTATTGTTCCACAGGGT GCGATTTTCGCTTTGCATCGAGACTATCGATTCAAAAAGTCTACGGAGCAACACACCAAAGCTATTAAAGAGGCTAAGGAAACATTAGGAGGCAAACTATGG GGATCTCAATGTGGCAGAGCACCATCGTACAAAAAGCTCGAGTTTAACGGAGTCGAAAACACCCCTgatcaaatacaaaaaattgtctctCGCGActtaaaattggaattggaCGATAGTGAAGATATTCGAAAAAGTGGAACAAATGGAAATCATCACAGAGGTGAACCGAAAGAGGAACTAGAAAAGGAAGagcaagaaaaagaagagagaatGAAGGAAGATGAAGAAAAGAATGGAGATGGAGAATATGAAGATGACGAGGATCAAAAGATGGCTGATGAGAAGAACCGAAACTATAAGGCTCCCATG aatcgcAAAAGATTTCTCACCGAGGATAAAGACGACGCTCTGTTCAGCCCACCACCTCCTAAACAGAAGACTACGCCGAATTCCACAATCTGGGGCACATTTGTGACAAAAATT AGTGGCTTTCTCGGCGGAAAATAA